The Mycolicibacterium duvalii DNA window AGCCGTCTGCCGCCCGGACCAGATCGCCCGCGGCGACCATGCGCGTCAACGCGACGCGCACGGTGGCCTCCCGGATGCCGAAATCGGCGGTGAGGCGGACGAGTTCGGCCGCGCCGGCCGAGGCCGGATGAGCGCCGAGCAGCACGCTGAGGATGACCGAGCGCGCCGTCATACGCGTCAGCGGCTGCGTCACTGTCAGACCCCCGAGGCGGTGCGCCCGTGGTCACCGAACGGCTCGTCGCGGCGGCGGACCGCGTCGCGGAACCCGTGTTCGCGGGCCTGCGCGACGAACGCATGCCCTTCGGGCGTGTGCCGGGCGATGCCGTCGAACACCGTGGAGATCATCGCGCTGTTGGCCACGCCCTGGTTGTATAGGGCGCTGTTCATCGCCAGTTTGACCATGATCAGCTGGTTGATCGGGACGGCAGCGATCCGTTCGACCAGCCGCTCGGTGCGCTCGTCGAGTTGGTCGGGTTCGGGCGCCTCGACGGCCAGCCCCCATTCCGCGGCCTGCGCGCCGGTGAGGCAATCACCGGTCAGCAGTAGACGTTTGGCGCGCTGGTCACCGAGCCGGTGGGCCCACATGCCCGCCGCCGGAACTCCCCACACCCGGGTGGGTGGGTAACCGATCTTGGCGTCGGCCGCGGCGATCACCTGGTCTGCGTGCAGCGCGATGTCGGTCCCGCCGGCCACGCAGTACCCGTGGATCTTGACCACGGTGGGCTTGTCGGCGCGCATCAGGCTGGAGAAGCCCCGCACGAACCGGCTCATCATCTGGTAGTCGATCATCGGGTCCCACGGCTGGTCGGGCAGATGGTTGATCGCCTGCGTCCTGCCCGAGAGCACGGTGTCTCGGTACGGGCTGCCGCCGCCGGCCGACGACGCACCCTCGGCGTAGGCGGACAGGTCGAACCCGGCGCAGAACCCCTGGCCGCGCCCGGACACCAGGATGACGTGGACGTTGGGGTCCAGATCGGCCCGTTCCACGAGCGCCGACAGTTCCAAGGGCGTGTCGGCGATGATCGCATTGCCCGCCTCGGGCCGGTTGAACGTGATGCGGGCGACGCGGCCGGTGACCTCGTAGGTCATCGTCTTGAGGTTGTCGAAGTCGACGGGCCTGATGGCGTGAGTCATGCCTTGACCAGGGCGCGCTCGAGGATCGGCGCGAGATCCAGCCCCGTCGGCAGCGTGCCGTAGGCACCTCCCCACTGACCGCCGAGCCGGCTGGCCAGGAACGCTTCCGCGACGGCCGGGTGACCATGGCGGACCACCAGCGCGCCCTGCAGTGCCAGCGCGATGTCCTCGGTGACCTTGCGGCCCCGGTACTGGATGCTCTCCAGATCCTCGAGCTGCGGCCGCAGCGCGTCGACGTGGGCGTCCAGCCGCGGATCATGGCCCCGGGTCGCGGCCAACTCGTCGAACAGCACCTCGATGCACTCGGGCTGGGTGGCCATGGCGCGCAACGTGTCCAGTGCGCTGACGTTGCCCGACCCCTCCCAGATCCCCATCAGCGGCGCCTCACGGTAGAGCCGCGGCATGCCGGAGTCCTCGACGTAGCCGTTACCACCCAGACATTCCATCGCCTCCGCGGCGTGGCCGGTGGCACGCTTGCACACCCAGTACTTGGCCGCGGCGAGACCGATTCTGCGAAAAAGGGTTTCGCGCTCATCGCCGCGGACGGCGCGGTCGGTGGCCCCGGCCATCCGCATCGCCAGCATCGTCGCGGCCTCGGCCTCGACGGCGAGGTCGGCGAGCACGTTGCGCATCAGCGGCTGATCGATCAGGTAGGCCCCGAACGCGCTGCGGTGCTGAGCGTGATGGGTGGCCCGCATCAGCCCGTTGCGCATGCTGGTCGCGCTGCCCAGCGTGCAGTCCAGCCGGGTCAGGTTGACCATCTCGATGATCGTCGGCACTCCTCTGCCCTCTTCACCGACCAACCAGGCTGTGGCGCCGTCGTATTCGACTTCGCTCGACGCGTTGGCGTGATTACCCAACTTGTCCTTGAGACGCTGCAGGAACATCCGGTTGCGAGTGCCGTCGGGCAGCACGCGCGGCAGGAAGAAGCAGCTCAGGCCGCCCGGCGCCTGGGCGAGCACCAAGAAGAC harbors:
- a CDS encoding acyl-CoA dehydrogenase family protein; translated protein: MDTHVVTNQVPPLEDFNPAASPVLAEALIREGGEWGVDEVHELGAVGGSPRAQRWGDLADRNRPVLHTHDRYGHRVDEVEYDPAYHELMTVAIGHGLHAAPWADERSGAHVVRAAKTSVWTPEPGHICPISMTYAVVPALRHNPDLAAAYEPLLTSRVYDPELKVPATKAGITAGMSMTEKQGGSDVRAGTTEATPNGDGSYSLRGHKWFTSAPMCDVFLVLAQAPGGLSCFFLPRVLPDGTRNRMFLQRLKDKLGNHANASSEVEYDGATAWLVGEEGRGVPTIIEMVNLTRLDCTLGSATSMRNGLMRATHHAQHRSAFGAYLIDQPLMRNVLADLAVEAEAATMLAMRMAGATDRAVRGDERETLFRRIGLAAAKYWVCKRATGHAAEAMECLGGNGYVEDSGMPRLYREAPLMGIWEGSGNVSALDTLRAMATQPECIEVLFDELAATRGHDPRLDAHVDALRPQLEDLESIQYRGRKVTEDIALALQGALVVRHGHPAVAEAFLASRLGGQWGGAYGTLPTGLDLAPILERALVKA
- a CDS encoding crotonase/enoyl-CoA hydratase family protein gives rise to the protein MTHAIRPVDFDNLKTMTYEVTGRVARITFNRPEAGNAIIADTPLELSALVERADLDPNVHVILVSGRGQGFCAGFDLSAYAEGASSAGGGSPYRDTVLSGRTQAINHLPDQPWDPMIDYQMMSRFVRGFSSLMRADKPTVVKIHGYCVAGGTDIALHADQVIAAADAKIGYPPTRVWGVPAAGMWAHRLGDQRAKRLLLTGDCLTGAQAAEWGLAVEAPEPDQLDERTERLVERIAAVPINQLIMVKLAMNSALYNQGVANSAMISTVFDGIARHTPEGHAFVAQAREHGFRDAVRRRDEPFGDHGRTASGV